A stretch of the Desulfuromonas sp. genome encodes the following:
- the tatC gene encoding twin-arginine translocase subunit TatC has product MSDEQLPVTKHLEELRKRLMIAAAAWFIAFLACYGFSEQLFQFISEPVRAALPEGNSLVFIKATEPFFTYLKIGALAGLLISLPIIFWQLWAFVAHGLYNHEKKYIFPFVTASSLCFAAGTFFGFFFVFPTIFKFLIDYGIGSGVSNPMLSMGEYLALSSKLLLAFGLVFELPIVIFFLARLGVVDYKWLSKNRKYALLCGFVIGAALTPPDVISQTA; this is encoded by the coding sequence ATGAGCGATGAACAGCTCCCTGTGACCAAACATCTTGAGGAGTTGCGCAAACGGCTGATGATTGCAGCGGCCGCGTGGTTTATCGCCTTTCTCGCCTGTTACGGCTTCTCCGAGCAGCTTTTTCAGTTCATTTCCGAACCGGTTCGGGCAGCGCTGCCGGAAGGGAATTCGCTGGTTTTCATCAAGGCGACCGAACCGTTTTTCACCTATCTCAAAATCGGGGCGCTGGCCGGTCTGCTCATCTCACTACCGATCATTTTCTGGCAGCTCTGGGCCTTCGTCGCCCACGGTCTCTATAATCACGAAAAGAAATACATCTTCCCGTTTGTCACGGCCAGCTCTCTCTGCTTCGCCGCCGGTACCTTTTTCGGCTTTTTCTTTGTCTTCCCGACGATCTTCAAATTCCTGATCGATTACGGCATCGGCAGCGGCGTCAGCAACCCGATGTTGTCGATGGGCGAGTATCTTGCCCTGTCGAGCAAACTGCTGCTCGCTTTCGGGCTCGTATTCGAGCTCCCTATCGTCATCTTCTTCCTCGCCCGGCTCGGGGTTGTCGACTACAAGTGGCTATCAAAAAACCGCAAGTACGCACTGCTCTGCGGTTTTGTCATCGGCGCCGCCCTGACTCCGCCCGATGTGATTTCGCAGACCGC